Proteins encoded together in one Erinaceus europaeus chromosome 11, mEriEur2.1, whole genome shotgun sequence window:
- the LINGO4 gene encoding leucine-rich repeat and immunoglobulin-like domain-containing nogo receptor-interacting protein 4, producing the protein MAAATARRQAWLGWLPLLVLLLQPTRGSGGCPAVCDCSSQPRAVLCARRRLDAVPGGLPLDIELLDLSGNRLWGLQRGMLSRLGRLRELDLSFNLLSALEPGAFHGLQSLLTLRLQGNRLRILGPGVFSGLPALTLLDLRLNQIVLFLDGAFGELGSLQQLEVGDNHLVFVAAEAFAGLIRLSTLTLERCNLSSVPGMALARLPTLGTLRLRELDIWKLPAGALRGLGQLRELEIHHWPSLEALEPGSLLGLNLSSLAITRCNLSSVPFQALHHLTFLRVLDLSQNPISAIPARGLSALVRLQELRLSGACLTSIAAHAFHGLMAFHMLDVADNALQTLEETAFPAPDKLVTLRLSGNPLTCDCRLLWLLRLRSHLDFGESPPACAGPQHVQGKSLRDFSDILPPGHFTCRPALIRSSGPRWVVAEEGGQAAFSCSGEGDPAPTVSWMRPQGARLGKAGRVRVLKDGTLKIRSVQLRDRGAYICVVSNAAGNDSLRTWLEVLQVEPPNGSFSDPNITTPGIPGPFFLDGRGVAMVLAVGFLPFLTSVTLCFGLIALWSKGKGRVKHHMTFDFVAPRPSGDKDSGGNRVTAKLF; encoded by the coding sequence ATGGCAGCGGCCACAGCTCGGAGACAGGCCTGGCTCGGGTGGCTCCCCCTGCTGGTCCTCCTCCTGCAGCCGACAAGGGGCAGCGGCGGCTGCCCAGCTGTGTGCGACTGCTCTTCCCAGCCCCGGGCTGTGCTCTGTGCACGGCGGCGCCTGGACGCGGTCCCTGGGGGCCTCCCGCTGGACATTGAGCTGCTGGACCTGAGCGGGAACCGCCTGTGGGGGCTGCAGCGGGGCATGCTGTCCCGCCTGGGGCGGCTGCGGGAGCTAGACCTCAGCTTTAACCTGCTCTCCGCCCTGGAGCCCGGGGCCTTCCACGGCCTGCAGAGCCTGCTCACCCTGCGGCTGCAGGGCAACAGACTGCGCATCCTGGGGCCCGGGGTCTTCTCGGGGCTGCCCGCGCTCACGCTGCTGGATCTCCGCCTCAACCAGATCGTCCTTTTCCTCGACGGCGCTTTCGGGGAACTGGGCAGTCTCCAGCAGCTGGAGGTGGGGGATAACCACCTGGTGTTCGTGGCGGCCGAGGCCTTTGCGGGGCTGATCAGGCTGAGCACCCTCACCCTAGAGCGTTGCAACCTCAGCTCAGTGCCAGGCATGGCCCTGGCCCGGCTGCCCACCCTGGGGACGCTCCGCCTGCGGGAACTGGACATCTGGAAGCTTCCAGCTGGGGCCCTCCGGGGCCTGGGACAGCTAAGGGAGCTGGAGATTCACCACTGGCCATCTCTGGAAGCCCTGGAACCTGGAAGTTTGCTGGGGCTCAACCTCAGCAGCCTGGCCATCACCCGCTGCAACCTGAGCTCCGTGCCTTTCCAGGCACTGCACCACCTGACCTTCCTGCGCGTCCTGGACCTGTCGCAGAACCCCATCTCTGCCATCCCAGCTCGGGGCCTCAGCGCGCTGGTGCGGCTGCAGGAGCTCCGGCTGTCGGGGGCATGTCTCACCTCCATCGCAGCCCACGCCTTCCACGGCCTGATGGCCTTCCACATGCTGGACGTGGCGGACAACGCCCTGCAAACTCTGGAGGAAACAGCCTTCCCAGCCCCGGACAAGCTAGTCACCCTGCGGCTGTCCGGCAACCCCCTGACCTGTGACTGCCGCCTGCTTTGGCTGCTGCGCCTGCGCAGCCATCTGGACTTCGGGGAGTCGCCCCCAGCCTGCGCGGGGCCCCAGCACGTGCAGGGGAAGAGCCTGCGCGACTTCTCCGACATCCTGCCGCCTGGCCACTTCACCTGCCGCCCGGCGCTGATCCGGAGCTCCGGCCCACGCTGGGTGGTGGCcgaggagggtgggcaggccgCCTTCTCCTGCTCCGGTGAGGGGGACCCGGCGCCCACCGTGTCCTGGATGCGCCCGCAGGGCGCCCGGCTGGGTAAGGCCGGGAGGGTGAGGGTCCTAAAAGACGGGACCCTGAAGATCCGCTCCGTGCAGCTGCGGGACCGCGGGGCCTACATCTGCGTGGTCAGCAACGCAGCTGGCAACGACTCCCTGCGGACCTGGCTAGAGGTCCTGCAGGTGGAGCCACCCAACGGCTCGTTCTCTGACCCCAACATCACCACGCCGGGCATCCCGGGGCCCTTCTTCCTGGACGGCAGGGGGGTGGCCATGGTGCTGGCCGTcggcttcctccccttcctcaccTCTGTAACCCTCTGCTTCGGCCTCATCGCCCTCTGGAGCAAAGGCAAAGGTCGGGTCAAACATCACATGACCTTTGACTTTGTGGCCCCTCGGCCCTCCGGGGATAAGGACTCTGGGGGCAATCGGGTCACTGCCAAACTCTTCTGA